One segment of Phaeacidiphilus oryzae TH49 DNA contains the following:
- a CDS encoding TetR/AcrR family transcriptional regulator encodes MSTGKPLRADARRNRARVLAAAEEVFAEHGTGASTEQVARQAGVGVGTVFRHFPTKEDLLTAVFLERLRRAADEGRRLAARDDPGQAFFDFFQLSVDLAQGKNAFAEALAAHGLDPVELANRSTDESAPAVAQQLREVMDDLLRRAQQSGAVRSDVTPEEFKLVLIGAGQAAAQAGQDGAARARVAALISDGLRPR; translated from the coding sequence CCTCGCCGCCGCCGAGGAGGTCTTCGCCGAGCACGGCACCGGCGCCTCCACCGAGCAGGTCGCCCGGCAGGCGGGCGTCGGGGTGGGCACGGTCTTCCGGCACTTCCCCACCAAGGAGGACCTCCTCACCGCGGTCTTCCTGGAGCGGCTGCGCCGGGCCGCGGACGAGGGCCGCAGGCTGGCCGCCCGGGACGACCCGGGCCAGGCCTTCTTCGACTTCTTCCAGCTCTCCGTCGACCTCGCCCAGGGCAAGAACGCCTTCGCCGAGGCGCTCGCCGCCCACGGACTGGACCCGGTCGAGCTCGCCAACCGCAGCACGGACGAGAGCGCCCCGGCCGTCGCCCAGCAGCTCCGCGAGGTGATGGACGACCTGCTCCGGCGCGCCCAGCAGTCCGGCGCGGTGCGCTCCGACGTGACCCCCGAGGAGTTCAAGCTGGTGCTGATCGGCGCCGGCCAGGCGGCCGCCCAGGCCGGCCAGGACGGGGCCGCCCGGGCCCGCGTCGCCGCGCTGATCTCAGACGGGCTACGCCCACGGTAG
- a CDS encoding CHAP domain-containing protein: MGDEQQADAAVRKRIADIALSQKGDTATSHGGYFSSAHGDHGAPEEWCADFAKWVWQQAGADVDGLTAAAGSFYLYGKNHESYAEKPAVGSAVVFGYRGGGTAQHVAIVTEVRHDGTIVTVGGNEGHSDPTEVKEEGPYPSALGPNAYMGMDISGYIAPVVPNRPVGGQPPPGWWHRLFPPKKPHPAPPHTTTPPDQSKKGTVATRGNDKNGYNLDIAQTVYDVGKQMNVDDKVMLAAFETGIVESRMQNLKGGDRDSVGVFQQRPSQGWGTVAQCEDPSYAARQFFLRAVKNDKDNPKYTAGQLAQSVQRSAFPDRYDKMESSAKQLLAEVVGAPAPKPTPTPTPTPTPPPKPTPTPTPTPTPTPTPTPTPTPKPTPTPQPAPAPDLVKVLSQLVAVLSRVENDEARLAGAAEAVDLALIDPAAVGSGLVESLSTLGSRLSRLRQMEEVLAAGRTAVTLWQQAVEGSGRIEVPLAALPQAGPGEPVGPADPAEPAVSLEVADAGGPLQAGEPAGPVATAATAATAGQVELFRRIAQAEAVADYESRRFVAARTDLTAANEAATVLAAELENTRVELFRSREEFEEARTLAAELRAELDRVRAEAAVVVREAQESLGERDREQAAADQLAARAELVQSELAEVRAEARAEAERLREDLAAVRAEAKAAREAERAELASARERADAATARADRLAEQLDGQRGQLV, from the coding sequence GTGGGCGACGAACAGCAAGCCGATGCCGCGGTCAGAAAGAGGATCGCGGACATCGCGCTCTCCCAGAAGGGCGACACCGCCACCTCTCACGGCGGTTACTTCTCCAGTGCGCACGGCGACCACGGTGCGCCGGAGGAGTGGTGCGCCGACTTCGCCAAGTGGGTGTGGCAGCAGGCCGGCGCGGACGTCGACGGCCTGACGGCGGCTGCCGGGAGCTTCTACCTCTACGGGAAGAACCACGAGTCGTACGCGGAGAAGCCGGCGGTCGGCTCCGCGGTGGTCTTCGGCTACCGCGGCGGCGGCACTGCCCAGCACGTCGCCATCGTGACCGAGGTGCGGCACGACGGCACCATCGTCACGGTCGGCGGCAATGAGGGCCACAGCGACCCGACGGAGGTCAAGGAGGAGGGCCCGTATCCGTCGGCGCTGGGCCCCAACGCGTACATGGGCATGGACATCTCGGGCTACATCGCCCCGGTGGTCCCCAACAGGCCGGTGGGCGGCCAGCCGCCGCCCGGCTGGTGGCACCGCCTGTTCCCGCCGAAGAAGCCGCACCCGGCACCGCCCCACACCACCACTCCTCCGGACCAGTCGAAGAAGGGCACCGTGGCCACTCGGGGAAACGACAAGAACGGCTACAACCTCGACATCGCGCAGACCGTGTACGACGTCGGCAAGCAGATGAACGTCGACGACAAGGTGATGCTGGCCGCGTTCGAGACCGGCATCGTCGAGTCCCGGATGCAGAACCTGAAGGGCGGTGACCGCGACTCGGTCGGCGTCTTCCAGCAGCGCCCGTCCCAGGGCTGGGGCACGGTCGCCCAGTGCGAGGACCCGTCCTACGCCGCCCGGCAGTTCTTCCTGCGGGCGGTGAAGAACGACAAGGACAACCCGAAGTACACCGCCGGCCAGCTGGCGCAGAGCGTGCAGCGCTCGGCGTTCCCGGACCGCTACGACAAGATGGAGAGCTCGGCGAAGCAGCTGCTCGCGGAGGTCGTCGGAGCGCCGGCGCCGAAGCCGACGCCCACTCCCACGCCGACCCCGACACCGCCGCCGAAGCCGACACCCACGCCTACGCCCACCCCGACTCCCACGCCCACCCCGACACCGACACCGACACCGAAGCCCACGCCCACCCCGCAGCCGGCGCCGGCGCCCGACCTGGTGAAGGTGCTCTCGCAGCTCGTCGCCGTGCTGTCCCGGGTGGAGAACGACGAGGCGCGGCTGGCCGGGGCCGCGGAGGCGGTGGACCTCGCGCTGATCGACCCGGCGGCCGTGGGCTCCGGTCTGGTGGAGTCGCTGTCGACCCTCGGCTCCCGGCTGTCGCGGCTGCGGCAGATGGAGGAGGTGCTGGCGGCCGGCCGTACCGCGGTCACGCTGTGGCAGCAGGCGGTGGAGGGCTCCGGCCGGATCGAGGTCCCGCTCGCGGCCCTGCCGCAGGCCGGACCGGGCGAACCGGTCGGCCCGGCGGATCCGGCCGAGCCCGCGGTATCGCTCGAAGTCGCGGACGCCGGAGGCCCGTTGCAGGCCGGCGAGCCCGCCGGGCCCGTCGCGACCGCCGCGACGGCCGCGACCGCCGGGCAGGTCGAGCTCTTCCGCCGGATCGCCCAGGCGGAGGCCGTCGCGGACTACGAGAGCCGGCGCTTCGTGGCCGCCCGCACGGATCTGACCGCGGCCAACGAGGCGGCCACGGTGCTCGCGGCCGAGCTGGAGAACACCAGGGTGGAGCTCTTCCGCAGCAGGGAGGAGTTCGAGGAGGCCCGCACGCTGGCCGCCGAGCTGCGGGCCGAGCTGGACCGGGTGCGGGCCGAGGCCGCCGTGGTGGTCCGGGAGGCACAGGAGAGCCTGGGCGAGCGGGACCGCGAGCAGGCCGCCGCGGACCAGTTGGCCGCCCGCGCCGAGCTGGTGCAGAGCGAGCTCGCCGAGGTGCGTGCCGAGGCCAGGGCCGAGGCGGAGCGGCTGCGCGAGGACCTGGCCGCGGTCCGGGCCGAGGCGAAGGCCGCCAGGGAGGCCGAGCGGGCCGAACTGGCCTCCGCCCGCGAGCGCGCGGACGCGGCGACCGCCCGCGCCGACCGGCTGGCCGAGCAGCTCGACGGGCAGCGCGGTCAGCTGGTCTGA
- a CDS encoding dipeptidase: MTAELSPSVEELTARVDALMGRARADLGELVAIPSVADPRQFPPEECERAARWVAEAFRELGFADARLALTPDGTHAVVGERPGPEGAPTVLLYAHYDVQPPLGEERWTTPPFELTERPDGRWYGRGAADCKGNLVMHLTALRALLADGGEIPVRLKIVIEGSEEQGTGGLERYLAEHPEDLRADAIVIADSGNAAVGVPTATSTLRGAANLTLAVSTLAADQHSGAFGGAAPDALAALIRALDSLRRPDGTTAIEGLADFTEATWDGTGYDEQTFRSDAGVLGDEIHLIGSGSVADRVWARPAVTVLGIDCPPVVGSAAAVPATAKARVSLRVPPGLAGQRAYDALAAHLRAAVPWGARVEIEPEFIADPFRARTDGPGYAALGAAMSEAFDGKPLEFQGQGGSIPLCGALQEAFPEAEIMLIGVEEPTCLIHAPNESVHPEEIRRLALAEARFLLRYARTAD, encoded by the coding sequence ATGACCGCTGAGCTCTCACCGTCCGTCGAGGAGTTGACCGCGCGCGTGGACGCGCTGATGGGACGCGCCCGCGCCGATCTCGGCGAACTGGTGGCCATCCCCTCGGTGGCCGACCCGCGGCAGTTCCCGCCGGAGGAGTGCGAGCGGGCGGCCCGCTGGGTGGCCGAGGCCTTCCGCGAACTCGGCTTCGCCGACGCCCGGTTGGCGCTCACCCCGGACGGCACCCACGCCGTGGTCGGCGAGCGCCCCGGCCCGGAGGGCGCCCCCACGGTCCTCCTCTACGCCCACTACGACGTGCAGCCGCCGCTCGGCGAGGAGCGCTGGACCACCCCGCCGTTCGAGCTGACCGAGCGCCCGGACGGCCGCTGGTACGGCCGCGGCGCGGCGGACTGCAAGGGCAACCTGGTGATGCACCTCACCGCGCTGCGGGCGCTGCTCGCCGACGGCGGTGAGATCCCGGTCCGGCTGAAGATCGTGATCGAGGGCTCGGAGGAGCAGGGCACCGGCGGCCTGGAGCGCTACCTCGCCGAGCACCCCGAGGACCTGCGCGCGGACGCGATCGTCATCGCCGACTCCGGCAACGCGGCGGTCGGCGTCCCGACCGCGACCAGCACCCTGCGCGGGGCCGCCAACCTGACCCTCGCGGTCTCCACCCTCGCCGCCGACCAGCACTCCGGCGCCTTCGGCGGCGCCGCCCCGGACGCCCTGGCCGCGCTGATCCGCGCCCTGGACTCGCTCCGCCGCCCCGACGGCACCACCGCCATCGAGGGCCTGGCGGACTTCACCGAGGCCACCTGGGACGGCACCGGCTATGACGAGCAGACCTTCCGCTCCGACGCCGGGGTGCTCGGCGACGAGATCCATCTGATCGGCTCAGGCTCGGTCGCCGACCGGGTGTGGGCGCGGCCGGCGGTGACGGTGCTCGGCATCGACTGCCCGCCGGTGGTCGGCTCGGCCGCGGCCGTCCCGGCCACCGCGAAGGCGCGGGTCAGCCTGCGCGTCCCGCCGGGGCTGGCGGGGCAGCGGGCGTACGACGCGCTGGCCGCGCACCTGCGGGCGGCGGTGCCGTGGGGCGCCCGGGTGGAGATCGAGCCGGAGTTCATCGCCGATCCGTTCCGGGCCCGTACCGACGGCCCCGGCTACGCGGCGCTCGGCGCGGCGATGTCCGAGGCCTTCGACGGCAAGCCGCTGGAGTTCCAGGGCCAGGGCGGGTCGATCCCGCTCTGCGGAGCGCTCCAGGAGGCCTTCCCGGAGGCGGAGATCATGCTGATCGGCGTCGAGGAGCCGACCTGCCTGATCCACGCCCCGAACGAGAGCGTCCACCCGGAGGAGATCCGCCGGCTCGCGCTGGCCGAGGCCCGCTTCCTCCTGCGGTACGCCCGGACGGCCGACTGA